One genomic window of Hirundo rustica isolate bHirRus1 chromosome 35, bHirRus1.pri.v3, whole genome shotgun sequence includes the following:
- the LOC120764708 gene encoding keratin, type II cytoskeletal 4-like, with translation MSRQAPTVRSVLGRRGFSSASEICGRSYAASASQPVRCGAGAYSSRSVCNLGASRRISYVNGGCGTACVGDMGFGGVGYGNVGGGRIGLCGPRGYSIVRGYPERKADGIQGICIDERLLKPLCVGVDPLEHEIRCQEKEQIKTLNTQFACFIDKVRFLEQQNKVLETKWGLLQQYVLPKKGKNLELYFENYICDLRKRLDCLLCEKQKLGSEECATSQLVEEFKCKYEEEINRRTTVENEFVALKKDADCIFLNKEELEVKVDLLRRQLELLKCVFEEERAQVDRQLCDTSVIVKMDNNRDLDMESIIKNVECWYQEIAQKSKEEVDAFYQTRFQELQDKRGKYCHDLQSNKCEISELTRMIQKLQCELESVKKQVSCLQTSICDVEQRGDCALKDAREKHIELQNALQKAKDELACMLRDYQELLNIKLALDIEIATYKTLLEGEESRICVGNPVSVSVVSSGYNVPDDCGMMANGAACGYGSLGRRAGRHSSQTGGFSSRSAGIHPKRVLSSVAKQCIPEVFCQAGGVSCKAGGFSSRSGGYPARTVVSAASGGLNARVGPCQAGGVLSFGNQGCVIRQLAGPPVVVSGSPEVVGCNNGVVGNFGVVRDPCVVP, from the exons ATGAGCAGGCAGGCACCGACGGTGAGATCTGTCCTGGGACGAAGAGGCTTCAGTTCCGCCTCGGAGATCTGTGGCCGCAGCTACGCCGCCTCCGCCAGCCAGCCCGTGCGGTGCGGCGCCGGCGCCTACAGCAGCAGGAGCGTTTGCAACCTGGGCGCCAGCAGGAGGATCTCCTATGTCAACGGGGGCTGCGGCACCGCCTGCGTCGGCGACATGGGGTTCGGAGGCGTGGGCTACGGGAACGTTGGAGGAGGAAGGATCGGCCTGTGCGGCCCCCGGGGATACAGCATCGTGCGGGGGTACCCCGAGCGCAAGGCCGACGGCATCCAAGGGATCTGCATCGACGAGCGGCTGCTGAAGCCCCTCTGCGTCGGGGTGGACCCGCTGGAACACGAGATTCGCtgccaggagaaggagcagatcAAGACCCTCAACACGCAGTTTGCCTGTTTCATCGACAAG GTCCGATTCCTGGAACAGCAGAACAAAGTGCTGGAGACCAAGTGGGGCCTCCTGCAGCAATACGTGCTgccaaaaaaagggaaaaacctgGAACTGTACTTCGAGAATTACATCTGTGACCTGCGGAAGCGCCTGGACTGTCTGCTGTGTGAAAAGCAGAAGCTGGGCAGTGAAGAATGCGCCACGAGCCAGCTGGTGGAGGAGTTCAAGTGCAA GTATGAAGAGGAAATCAACAGGCGCACAACTGTGGAGAATGAGTTTGTGGCACTCAAAAAG GATGCAGACTGCATCTTCTTGAacaaggaagagctggaggtgAAGGTGGATCTGCTaaggaggcagctggagctgctgaaatgTGTGTTTGAGGAG GAAAGGGCCCAGGTCGATCGCCAGCTCTGCGACACCTCGGTCATCGTCAAGATGGACAACAACCGCGACCTGGACATGGAGAGCATCATCAAGAACGTCGAGTGCTGGTACCAGGAGATCGCCCAGAAGAGCAAAGAAGAAGTCGATGCCTTCTACCAGACCAGG ttccaggagctgcaggataAGAGAGGGAAATACTGCCATGACCTGCAGAGCAACAAGTGTGAGATTTCAGAGCTGACCCGCATGATCCAGAAGCTGCAGTGTGAGCTGGAGAGCGTCAAGAAGCAG GTCTCCTGCCTGCAAACCTCCATTTGTGATGTGGAGCAGCGCGGGGACTGTGCCCTCAAAGACGCCCGGGAAAAGCACATTGAGCTGCAGAACGCTCTGCAGAAGGCCAAGGATGAGCTGGCCTGCATGCTGCGGGACTATCAGGAGCTGCTCAACATCAAGCTGGCCCTGGACATCGAGATTGCCACCTACAAGACTCTGCTGGAGGGTGAAGAGAGCAG GATATGTGTGGGGAACCCTGTGAGCGTGT CTGTGGTCAGCAGCGGCTACAACGTCCCCGATGACTGCGGGATGATGGCCAACGGGGCCGCGTGTGGCTACGGCTCGCTGGGCAGACGGGCCGGGAGACACAGCTCCCAGACCGGCGGATTCAGCTCCCGGAGCGCCGGGATCCACCCCAAGAGAGTCCTCAGCTCGGTGGCCAAGCAGTGCATCCCGGAGGTGTTCTGCCAGGCCGGAGGGGTCAGCTGCAAAGCCGGGGGGTTCAGCTCCCGCAGCGGCGGGTACCCAGCCCGCACCGTGGTCAGCGCTGCGAGCGGGGGCCTGAACGCCCGGGTGGggccctgccaggctggaggagtGCTCAGCTTTGGGAACCAGGGCTGCGTCATCCGGCAGCTAGCGGGGCCCCCCGTCGTCGTGTCCGGCAGCCCTGAGGTCGTGGGGTGCAACAACGGCGTGGTGGGGAATTTCGGGGTGGTCAGAGACCCCTGCGTGGTCCCGTAG